The Panthera leo isolate Ple1 chromosome C2, P.leo_Ple1_pat1.1, whole genome shotgun sequence genome window below encodes:
- the TMEM108 gene encoding transmembrane protein 108 isoform X2: protein MKPSNSPGFLLILALTEALVFATQEPSPRESLQVLPSGTTPGTMVTESLSSTRHSSMATAPTSVVTLTPYPDGPSSQAAAPMAMTAPHPDGHPPTNTISTIMATATTPHSEGPLPTGPLPTAMATTSSPSEGRPQGEAAPTILLTKPTGASSRPTTAPTRATTRRPPRPPGSSRKGAGSSSRSVLPAPSGHSGRKEGQRGRNQSSTHLGQKRPLGKIFQIYKGNFTGSVESDPSTLTPRNPLWGSSSSPQPQTVTTTMAPSRTSWAPPTNPLVPAEDKPGLNRADQGGGSTFTSQGGEPDTTVASGAPASPQPAPVPSQRPHGDPQDGPSHSDSWLTVTPGTDRPPSTSSRVFTATAGPTQAAFNASVSAPSKGIPQGTSSTSQAPAHPTGGSESTVFQAKEEATATPTMTNRVPSPLSTVVSTATGNFLNRLVPAGTWKPGTAGNISHVAEGDKPQHRATICLSKMDIAWVILAISVPISSCSVLLTVCCLRRKKKTANPENNLSYWNNAITMDYFNKHAVELPREIQSLETSEDQLSEPRSPANGDYRDTGMVLVNPFCQETLFVGNDQVSEI, encoded by the exons GCTTCCTCCTGATCTTGGCACTGACCGAAGCACTGGTATTTGCCACCCAGGAACCATCTCCCAGAGAATCTCTTCAGGTCCTCCCCTCAGGCACCACCCCAGGCACCATGGTGACAGAATCCCTCAGCTCTACCAGACACTCATCCATGGCAACTGCACCCACTTCTGTGGTGACACTGACCCCCTATCCTGATGGACCCTCCTCACAGGCTGCAGCTCCCATGGCAATGACAGCACCCCATCCAGATGGACACCCTCCTACAAACACCATCTCCACCATTATGGCGACAGCAACCACCCCACATTCTGAAGGCCCACTGCCCACAGGGCCCCTTCCTACTGCCATGGCAACCACATCCTCCCCCTCAGAGGGCCGCCCCCAGGGAGAAGCTGCACCCACCATCCTGCTGACAAAGCCAACAGGAGCCAGCAGCCGTCCCACCACAGCACCCACCCGGGCTACCACGCGCAGgcctcccaggcccccaggcTCTTCCCGAAAGGGGGCCGGCAGTTCATCACGCTCTGTCCTGCCTGCACCCAGTGGCCactctgggaggaaggaaggccagCGGGGACGAAATCAGAGCTCCACACATCTGGGGCAGAAGCGGCCCCTAGGGAAGATCTTTCAGATCTACAAAGGCAACTTTACAGGGTCTGTAGAATCTgacccctccaccctcacccccaggaACCCACTCTGGGGTTCTTCTTCCTCACCACAGCCCCAGACAGTGACCACAACCATGGCGCCCAGCAGGACCTCGTGGGCACCACCCACCAACCCCCTTGTGCCTGCAGAGGACAAGCCAGGCCTTAACAGAGCAGATCAGGGGGGTGGTTCCACTTTCACCAGCCAAGGAGGGGAGCCGGACACCACAGTAgcctcaggtgcccctgccagcCCACAACCTGCCCCAGTGCCTTCTCAGCGCCCCCACGGTGACCCACAGGATGGCCCCAGCCACAGTGACTCCTGGCTTACTGTCACCCCTGGCACCGACAGACCTCCATCTACCAGCTCTAGGGTCTTCACAGCCACCGCGGGGCCCACCCAGGCTGCCTTCAATGCCAGTGTCTCAGCCCCTTCCAAGGGGATTCCTCAGGGAACATCCTCAACCTCGCaggccccagcccaccccaccgGGGGCTCAGAAAGCACTGTTTTCCAAGCCAAGGAGGAGGCTACAGCCACCCCCACCATGACCAACAGGGTGCCCAGTCCTCTCTCCACAGTGGTGTCCACGGCCACAGGAAACTTCCTCAACCGCCTGGTTCCTGCTGGGACCTGGAAGCCTGGAACAGCAGGGAATATCTCCCATGTGGCTGAAGGGGACAaaccccagcacagagccaccaTCTGCCTGAGCAAGATGGACATCGCCTGGGTGATCCTGGCCATCAGTGTGCCCATCTCCTCCTGCT CCGTCTTGCTGACAGTGTGCTgcctgaggaggaagaaaaagacgGCCAACCCAGAGAACAATCTGAGCTACTGGAACAATGCCATCACCATGGACTACTTCAACAAGCATGCTGTGGAGTTACCAAGGGAGATCCAGTCCCTTGAAACCTCTGAG gaCCAGCTCTCAGAGCCCCGCTCCCCAGCCAACGGTGACTACAGAGACACTGGGATGGTCCTTGTTAACCCCTTCTGCCAGGAAACACTATTTGTGGGAAATGATCAAGTGTCGGAGATATAA
- the TMEM108 gene encoding transmembrane protein 108 isoform X1, translating to MKRSLQALYCQLLSFLLILALTEALVFATQEPSPRESLQVLPSGTTPGTMVTESLSSTRHSSMATAPTSVVTLTPYPDGPSSQAAAPMAMTAPHPDGHPPTNTISTIMATATTPHSEGPLPTGPLPTAMATTSSPSEGRPQGEAAPTILLTKPTGASSRPTTAPTRATTRRPPRPPGSSRKGAGSSSRSVLPAPSGHSGRKEGQRGRNQSSTHLGQKRPLGKIFQIYKGNFTGSVESDPSTLTPRNPLWGSSSSPQPQTVTTTMAPSRTSWAPPTNPLVPAEDKPGLNRADQGGGSTFTSQGGEPDTTVASGAPASPQPAPVPSQRPHGDPQDGPSHSDSWLTVTPGTDRPPSTSSRVFTATAGPTQAAFNASVSAPSKGIPQGTSSTSQAPAHPTGGSESTVFQAKEEATATPTMTNRVPSPLSTVVSTATGNFLNRLVPAGTWKPGTAGNISHVAEGDKPQHRATICLSKMDIAWVILAISVPISSCSVLLTVCCLRRKKKTANPENNLSYWNNAITMDYFNKHAVELPREIQSLETSEDQLSEPRSPANGDYRDTGMVLVNPFCQETLFVGNDQVSEI from the exons GCTTCCTCCTGATCTTGGCACTGACCGAAGCACTGGTATTTGCCACCCAGGAACCATCTCCCAGAGAATCTCTTCAGGTCCTCCCCTCAGGCACCACCCCAGGCACCATGGTGACAGAATCCCTCAGCTCTACCAGACACTCATCCATGGCAACTGCACCCACTTCTGTGGTGACACTGACCCCCTATCCTGATGGACCCTCCTCACAGGCTGCAGCTCCCATGGCAATGACAGCACCCCATCCAGATGGACACCCTCCTACAAACACCATCTCCACCATTATGGCGACAGCAACCACCCCACATTCTGAAGGCCCACTGCCCACAGGGCCCCTTCCTACTGCCATGGCAACCACATCCTCCCCCTCAGAGGGCCGCCCCCAGGGAGAAGCTGCACCCACCATCCTGCTGACAAAGCCAACAGGAGCCAGCAGCCGTCCCACCACAGCACCCACCCGGGCTACCACGCGCAGgcctcccaggcccccaggcTCTTCCCGAAAGGGGGCCGGCAGTTCATCACGCTCTGTCCTGCCTGCACCCAGTGGCCactctgggaggaaggaaggccagCGGGGACGAAATCAGAGCTCCACACATCTGGGGCAGAAGCGGCCCCTAGGGAAGATCTTTCAGATCTACAAAGGCAACTTTACAGGGTCTGTAGAATCTgacccctccaccctcacccccaggaACCCACTCTGGGGTTCTTCTTCCTCACCACAGCCCCAGACAGTGACCACAACCATGGCGCCCAGCAGGACCTCGTGGGCACCACCCACCAACCCCCTTGTGCCTGCAGAGGACAAGCCAGGCCTTAACAGAGCAGATCAGGGGGGTGGTTCCACTTTCACCAGCCAAGGAGGGGAGCCGGACACCACAGTAgcctcaggtgcccctgccagcCCACAACCTGCCCCAGTGCCTTCTCAGCGCCCCCACGGTGACCCACAGGATGGCCCCAGCCACAGTGACTCCTGGCTTACTGTCACCCCTGGCACCGACAGACCTCCATCTACCAGCTCTAGGGTCTTCACAGCCACCGCGGGGCCCACCCAGGCTGCCTTCAATGCCAGTGTCTCAGCCCCTTCCAAGGGGATTCCTCAGGGAACATCCTCAACCTCGCaggccccagcccaccccaccgGGGGCTCAGAAAGCACTGTTTTCCAAGCCAAGGAGGAGGCTACAGCCACCCCCACCATGACCAACAGGGTGCCCAGTCCTCTCTCCACAGTGGTGTCCACGGCCACAGGAAACTTCCTCAACCGCCTGGTTCCTGCTGGGACCTGGAAGCCTGGAACAGCAGGGAATATCTCCCATGTGGCTGAAGGGGACAaaccccagcacagagccaccaTCTGCCTGAGCAAGATGGACATCGCCTGGGTGATCCTGGCCATCAGTGTGCCCATCTCCTCCTGCT CCGTCTTGCTGACAGTGTGCTgcctgaggaggaagaaaaagacgGCCAACCCAGAGAACAATCTGAGCTACTGGAACAATGCCATCACCATGGACTACTTCAACAAGCATGCTGTGGAGTTACCAAGGGAGATCCAGTCCCTTGAAACCTCTGAG gaCCAGCTCTCAGAGCCCCGCTCCCCAGCCAACGGTGACTACAGAGACACTGGGATGGTCCTTGTTAACCCCTTCTGCCAGGAAACACTATTTGTGGGAAATGATCAAGTGTCGGAGATATAA